AGGTGAAGATGTATGGACGCCAAAGGGGATCGTCGATGAAGCGAAACCGGCGCTCGGCGCGTTCTTTCGGCGTCAGTTCCCAGCGCATCAGGTAGTCGATGACTTCCGACTCGGTCGCGCCCTGCTCGTGACGCAAGATGGCGGCATTGCCGGCCACCGCGCGCAGCTTGCCGAAGAGCGTCTCGATCCGTTCCTCACGTTCCGGGTCACCCTGCACACCCATGGCGGGATAGAGCACCTCGGATTTGAAGACGATGCCCTCATCGCCCGGGAAAATCTGTTCCTCGGCGACGGTTGCGATGCCTTCGCTGATGACGCACTCCGGGGTGTTGATGAGATGAATGGCGTGCTCAGCGTAACCACGCGCCTGATAGAGATTGCGGTCCTTGAGGGAATGCTCGGTGTGGTGGCCGGGATAGCCTTCGTGAGCGGTGAGGTCGGTCATGGCATTGGCACGCAGCGGAAGATCGACATTGATTTCCACCAGCGATTTGGCGTTCCCGAGATACCAGTTGTATCCCGACCAGGGCTTGTCGACGACAAAGGCGAGCTCGATCTCCTCGCCGGCCGGGAGATCGACGATATCGAGCGTGCGATTCCTGGTTTCGTTGAGAATCAGGTCGAACCCGGCGCGCGCCGTGGCGTTGTCAACGATGTACTGATCGCGCCACGCGTTCGTTCGTTCCAGCAGCGGTCCACGGCCTGGAACGATCTCTTCCAGCTCGGCAATTGCCGCGGCAAAGGTGGATTCTGGCTCCATCGCGATGTCGATATCGAAGCAGGCGGCAACTTCGTCGCGATACGGCACAACGTCGCCTTGCAACGTGCGCACGACCATATCGATGGCGGTGAGTTGCTTGTCGAGGTACTGCTGCCGATTGGCGGGATAGCCCTGCGACGGGAGTTGCTCGTGCAACGCACGGACCTGTTGGTGAAGCGCTGCGAGCGACGGCATCGGCTCCATCTCGGCAGCGGCTTTGAGCTCGTCTGGGCCGACGTAGGCGTCGATGAATCCGGGAAAGTGCCGCTCGATGCCGAAGGCGATGCGCAGGTAGTCGGTACCAAAGGTGTCGATCGTGTTCATGCGGGAAGCTTAGCAGTCAGCATGTGAGTCGCATGGGAGAGGACGGATCGACGCCATGTGGATTGATTTCGCCAAAAACGCACTCGAGCATCACGCCCTGCACTCCAACGATCCAGGCCGATGCCACCACCTTGCCTACATTGAGCAATCCCTGATGGTGAGCGGCGGCGTTCCACGTTTCTGCGACCGAACCCCGTCGTGGCAGAACGACGACGGATTCCAGGTTCTCCTGTATGACGATCCCGCCGCCAGGCTCCAGCAGCGCAACTCCGGCGACGAGCTGAATAGTCCCCTTTATCGCTGTGTCAGCCCGTTCGAGCAGCTCGATCGAGATTCCGGGACCGATGAGGCCACTCGTTCCGTGGCCCAGAAGCTGCTCGGCAGGGGGGTACGGCGCATGAACCTCATGGTCGGGCGGTGTGAACACGAGCGGAACGAACAAGACTGCTATGAGCGAGACCGCTTCCGATGTCGCCGCGCTCAATACGATGTGTCCCCGGGGAATACGGATCGATTCGTCGATACCTACCGTGAATGTGCCGTCCAGTGACGGGTTGCGCTCCTCTGGATTGGCGAGCGTCGAAACGACCGCCAGGCCGGTGTCCCGGAACTGCACGCTCCCTCGTTCGGGAATCAGGAGAGCAGGGGCCTGGATGGCAACATGCCCGGTGCTCCCCGCCGCAAACGAGATACGCGCCACGACCAGTCTGCGCGGCTCATGAATCTCGAGCATGTAGTCGGACCCACCGTCAGATGCAACGAGTCCTGAGGCGGCGCCCGTGGAGCTCCACTCCGTAATGCTTCCATCGACAACGCGGAAGGTATCGATCTGCTGCCGCGCTGGCGCAAGCGTCAATGGGGCAAAGGGAGACTCCGGAACCGTTCCGTAGTCGAGTGAGATCCGGGCGACAACGATTTCGTTGCTGGCAGTCAGTTCTTCGACCGCGAATCGCAGCGCGGGGAACGCCGTCCGAAGCCCACGCAGATAGAGCAGAAGATCATGCTCGCCGGCGTCGGACGGCGCACCAGCGAGCAAGCTCGGGTGGACGACCGCGCGGATGCCGGACATGTCGCCGGTTTCGACGTAGCTCTGTACCGCAAGGTAGTAGGCGCGCACTTTCGACACCGCGAGCGGGGAACCCGCGTCGATCGGCTGCGGGCTGCGCAAGTCGGCAGATTGCACCAGGGTCCAAAGCGTGGCGCCGGTCAAGAACGAGAACAAGAGCGAGTTGGCCATGGTTCGTCGCATGCAACACCTCCTCGGCGCCGGTGCGCGGTACCTGGGTAACCCCTGGGGAGCGCACGCGGG
Above is a genomic segment from Thermomicrobiales bacterium containing:
- a CDS encoding nuclear transport factor 2 family protein, giving the protein MRRTMANSLLFSFLTGATLWTLVQSADLRSPQPIDAGSPLAVSKVRAYYLAVQSYVETGDMSGIRAVVHPSLLAGAPSDAGEHDLLLYLRGLRTAFPALRFAVEELTASNEIVVARISLDYGTVPESPFAPLTLAPARQQIDTFRVVDGSITEWSSTGAASGLVASDGGSDYMLEIHEPRRLVVARISFAAGSTGHVAIQAPALLIPERGSVQFRDTGLAVVSTLANPEERNPSLDGTFTVGIDESIRIPRGHIVLSAATSEAVSLIAVLFVPLVFTPPDHEVHAPYPPAEQLLGHGTSGLIGPGISIELLERADTAIKGTIQLVAGVALLEPGGGIVIQENLESVVVLPRRGSVAETWNAAAHHQGLLNVGKVVASAWIVGVQGVMLECVFGEINPHGVDPSSPMRLTC